The Manis javanica isolate MJ-LG chromosome 4, MJ_LKY, whole genome shotgun sequence genome contains a region encoding:
- the TP53I13 gene encoding tumor protein p53-inducible protein 13 isoform X1, giving the protein MAPPTLSSRLLLLAALAGLLGPSEVVAEPTEEAAARCPEGLWPLPPQVSPRVTYTRMSPQQLAYPDLKLKHPSPSIFKAQCRSQLSLETCLITSALITFSKFIGAQEFSLASSTAIWHSAEHQAEAISFLYHPCAHPWLKLQLALLAHVCMAKPSLAPDSSLTQDRPLVLAAWGVLLEMAWVEPAWAARWLKRRRRRKLRKKAWFRSSSLSRSSPLVPAPGRGRLCRRGCVQAPALAFTLHSWRPPGTDAASRGPWQRSPGGAKKRELRAALSLQSTPSALRGPAASHWSSEAKQPMMGAPSERGNAPSVPNVSLLPWELGSNASSRIEAQVPKEQSSRGGCACPSQASPAPRAAAPPRAARGPTPRTEEAAWAAMALTFLLVLLTLATLCTRLHRNFRRGESIYWEPTADGQDTVAAVLKRRLLMPPRRVKRSRRRPLLPPTPDSGPEVDSSD; this is encoded by the exons ATGGCACCTCCTACGCTTTCTTCCCGGCTGCTTCTCCTGGCAGCTCTTGCGGGGCTCCTGGGTCCCAGTGAG GTGGTGGCTGAGCCGACGGAGGAGGCGGCAGCCCGTTGTCCCGAGGGCCTGTGGCCTCTGCCCCCACAG GTGTCACCAAGAGTGACCTACACACGGATGAGCCCCCAGCAG CTGGCCTATCCTGACCTGAAGCTGAAGCACCCATCCCCATCCATCTTCAAAGCCCAGTGCAGGAGTCAGCTCTCTCTTGAAACTTGCTTGATCACATCAGCCCTTATCACCTTCTCCAAATTCAT AGGAGCCCAGGAGTTCTCTTTGGCATCTTCAACAGCAATTTGGCACAGTGCTGAGCATCAG GCTGAGGCTATCAGCTTCCTCTACCACCCCTGTGCTCACCCCTGGCTGAAGCTCCAGCTTGCCCTCCTGGCCCACGTTTGTATGGCCAAGCCCTCACTGGCCCCTGACTCCAGCCTTACTCAGGATCGA CCCCTGGTGTTGGCAGCATGGGGGGTGCTCCTGGAGATGGCATGGGTGGAGCCAGCCTGGGCTGCCCGCTGGCTGAAGAGGCGGAGGCGGAGGAAGCTGAGGAAGAAGGCATGGTTCCGTTCCAGCAGCCTTTCCAGGTCCTCTCCCTTGGTGCCAGCGCCGGGCAGAGGGAGGCTGTGCCGGAGAGGGTGTGTGCAG GCCCCAGCTTTGGCCTTCACTCTGCACAGCTGGCGGCCTCCAGGCACAGATGCGGCATCTAGAGGGCCCTGGCAGCGCTCTCCTGGTGGTGCCAAGAAGCGTGAGCTGCGGGCTGCCCTCAGTCTGCAGTCCACCCCCTCAGCCCTGAGGGGCCCTGCTGCTTCCCACTGGAGCTCAGAGGCCAAGCAGCCCATGATGGGAGCCCCCAGTGAGAGGGGTAATGCCCCATCTGTGCCCAATGTCTCCCTGCTGCCTTGGGAGCTTGGGAGCAATGCCAGCTCCAGGATAGAGGCTCAGGTGCCCAAAGAGCAAAGCAGCCGAGGGGGCTGTGCCTGTCCAAGTCAGGCTTCCCCAGCCCCGCGGGCAGCGGCACCTCCGCGGGCAGCCCGGGGCCCCACCCCGCGCACGGAGGAGGCCGCCTGGGCGGCCATGGCCCTGACCTTCCTGTTGGTGCTGCTCACCCTGGCAACGCTCTGCACGCGACTGCACCGAAACTTCCGACGCGGGGAGAGCATCTACTGGGAACCCACCGCGGACGGCCAGGACACGGTGGCTG CTGTGCTGAAGCGGAGGCTGCTGATGCCCCCGCGCCGGGTCAAGCGCTCCCGCCGgagacccctcctcccacccacgCCCGACAGCGGCCCGGAGGTGGATAGCTCCGACTGA
- the TP53I13 gene encoding tumor protein p53-inducible protein 13 isoform X2 — protein sequence MAPPTLSSRLLLLAALAGLLGPSEVSPRVTYTRMSPQQLAYPDLKLKHPSPSIFKAQCRSQLSLETCLITSALITFSKFIGAQEFSLASSTAIWHSAEHQAEAISFLYHPCAHPWLKLQLALLAHVCMAKPSLAPDSSLTQDRPLVLAAWGVLLEMAWVEPAWAARWLKRRRRRKLRKKAWFRSSSLSRSSPLVPAPGRGRLCRRGCVQAPALAFTLHSWRPPGTDAASRGPWQRSPGGAKKRELRAALSLQSTPSALRGPAASHWSSEAKQPMMGAPSERGNAPSVPNVSLLPWELGSNASSRIEAQVPKEQSSRGGCACPSQASPAPRAAAPPRAARGPTPRTEEAAWAAMALTFLLVLLTLATLCTRLHRNFRRGESIYWEPTADGQDTVAAVLKRRLLMPPRRVKRSRRRPLLPPTPDSGPEVDSSD from the exons ATGGCACCTCCTACGCTTTCTTCCCGGCTGCTTCTCCTGGCAGCTCTTGCGGGGCTCCTGGGTCCCAGTGAG GTGTCACCAAGAGTGACCTACACACGGATGAGCCCCCAGCAG CTGGCCTATCCTGACCTGAAGCTGAAGCACCCATCCCCATCCATCTTCAAAGCCCAGTGCAGGAGTCAGCTCTCTCTTGAAACTTGCTTGATCACATCAGCCCTTATCACCTTCTCCAAATTCAT AGGAGCCCAGGAGTTCTCTTTGGCATCTTCAACAGCAATTTGGCACAGTGCTGAGCATCAG GCTGAGGCTATCAGCTTCCTCTACCACCCCTGTGCTCACCCCTGGCTGAAGCTCCAGCTTGCCCTCCTGGCCCACGTTTGTATGGCCAAGCCCTCACTGGCCCCTGACTCCAGCCTTACTCAGGATCGA CCCCTGGTGTTGGCAGCATGGGGGGTGCTCCTGGAGATGGCATGGGTGGAGCCAGCCTGGGCTGCCCGCTGGCTGAAGAGGCGGAGGCGGAGGAAGCTGAGGAAGAAGGCATGGTTCCGTTCCAGCAGCCTTTCCAGGTCCTCTCCCTTGGTGCCAGCGCCGGGCAGAGGGAGGCTGTGCCGGAGAGGGTGTGTGCAG GCCCCAGCTTTGGCCTTCACTCTGCACAGCTGGCGGCCTCCAGGCACAGATGCGGCATCTAGAGGGCCCTGGCAGCGCTCTCCTGGTGGTGCCAAGAAGCGTGAGCTGCGGGCTGCCCTCAGTCTGCAGTCCACCCCCTCAGCCCTGAGGGGCCCTGCTGCTTCCCACTGGAGCTCAGAGGCCAAGCAGCCCATGATGGGAGCCCCCAGTGAGAGGGGTAATGCCCCATCTGTGCCCAATGTCTCCCTGCTGCCTTGGGAGCTTGGGAGCAATGCCAGCTCCAGGATAGAGGCTCAGGTGCCCAAAGAGCAAAGCAGCCGAGGGGGCTGTGCCTGTCCAAGTCAGGCTTCCCCAGCCCCGCGGGCAGCGGCACCTCCGCGGGCAGCCCGGGGCCCCACCCCGCGCACGGAGGAGGCCGCCTGGGCGGCCATGGCCCTGACCTTCCTGTTGGTGCTGCTCACCCTGGCAACGCTCTGCACGCGACTGCACCGAAACTTCCGACGCGGGGAGAGCATCTACTGGGAACCCACCGCGGACGGCCAGGACACGGTGGCTG CTGTGCTGAAGCGGAGGCTGCTGATGCCCCCGCGCCGGGTCAAGCGCTCCCGCCGgagacccctcctcccacccacgCCCGACAGCGGCCCGGAGGTGGATAGCTCCGACTGA
- the TP53I13 gene encoding tumor protein p53-inducible protein 13 isoform X5: MAPPTLSSRLLLLAALAGLLGPSEVVAEPTEEAAARCPEGLWPLPPQVSPRVTYTRMSPQQPLVLAAWGVLLEMAWVEPAWAARWLKRRRRRKLRKKAWFRSSSLSRSSPLVPAPGRGRLCRRGCVQAPALAFTLHSWRPPGTDAASRGPWQRSPGGAKKRELRAALSLQSTPSALRGPAASHWSSEAKQPMMGAPSERGNAPSVPNVSLLPWELGSNASSRIEAQVPKEQSSRGGCACPSQASPAPRAAAPPRAARGPTPRTEEAAWAAMALTFLLVLLTLATLCTRLHRNFRRGESIYWEPTADGQDTVAAVLKRRLLMPPRRVKRSRRRPLLPPTPDSGPEVDSSD; encoded by the exons ATGGCACCTCCTACGCTTTCTTCCCGGCTGCTTCTCCTGGCAGCTCTTGCGGGGCTCCTGGGTCCCAGTGAG GTGGTGGCTGAGCCGACGGAGGAGGCGGCAGCCCGTTGTCCCGAGGGCCTGTGGCCTCTGCCCCCACAG GTGTCACCAAGAGTGACCTACACACGGATGAGCCCCCAGCAG CCCCTGGTGTTGGCAGCATGGGGGGTGCTCCTGGAGATGGCATGGGTGGAGCCAGCCTGGGCTGCCCGCTGGCTGAAGAGGCGGAGGCGGAGGAAGCTGAGGAAGAAGGCATGGTTCCGTTCCAGCAGCCTTTCCAGGTCCTCTCCCTTGGTGCCAGCGCCGGGCAGAGGGAGGCTGTGCCGGAGAGGGTGTGTGCAG GCCCCAGCTTTGGCCTTCACTCTGCACAGCTGGCGGCCTCCAGGCACAGATGCGGCATCTAGAGGGCCCTGGCAGCGCTCTCCTGGTGGTGCCAAGAAGCGTGAGCTGCGGGCTGCCCTCAGTCTGCAGTCCACCCCCTCAGCCCTGAGGGGCCCTGCTGCTTCCCACTGGAGCTCAGAGGCCAAGCAGCCCATGATGGGAGCCCCCAGTGAGAGGGGTAATGCCCCATCTGTGCCCAATGTCTCCCTGCTGCCTTGGGAGCTTGGGAGCAATGCCAGCTCCAGGATAGAGGCTCAGGTGCCCAAAGAGCAAAGCAGCCGAGGGGGCTGTGCCTGTCCAAGTCAGGCTTCCCCAGCCCCGCGGGCAGCGGCACCTCCGCGGGCAGCCCGGGGCCCCACCCCGCGCACGGAGGAGGCCGCCTGGGCGGCCATGGCCCTGACCTTCCTGTTGGTGCTGCTCACCCTGGCAACGCTCTGCACGCGACTGCACCGAAACTTCCGACGCGGGGAGAGCATCTACTGGGAACCCACCGCGGACGGCCAGGACACGGTGGCTG CTGTGCTGAAGCGGAGGCTGCTGATGCCCCCGCGCCGGGTCAAGCGCTCCCGCCGgagacccctcctcccacccacgCCCGACAGCGGCCCGGAGGTGGATAGCTCCGACTGA
- the TP53I13 gene encoding tumor protein p53-inducible protein 13 isoform X6, translating into MAPPTLSSRLLLLAALAGLLGPSEVSPRVTYTRMSPQQPLVLAAWGVLLEMAWVEPAWAARWLKRRRRRKLRKKAWFRSSSLSRSSPLVPAPGRGRLCRRGCVQAPALAFTLHSWRPPGTDAASRGPWQRSPGGAKKRELRAALSLQSTPSALRGPAASHWSSEAKQPMMGAPSERGNAPSVPNVSLLPWELGSNASSRIEAQVPKEQSSRGGCACPSQASPAPRAAAPPRAARGPTPRTEEAAWAAMALTFLLVLLTLATLCTRLHRNFRRGESIYWEPTADGQDTVAAVLKRRLLMPPRRVKRSRRRPLLPPTPDSGPEVDSSD; encoded by the exons ATGGCACCTCCTACGCTTTCTTCCCGGCTGCTTCTCCTGGCAGCTCTTGCGGGGCTCCTGGGTCCCAGTGAG GTGTCACCAAGAGTGACCTACACACGGATGAGCCCCCAGCAG CCCCTGGTGTTGGCAGCATGGGGGGTGCTCCTGGAGATGGCATGGGTGGAGCCAGCCTGGGCTGCCCGCTGGCTGAAGAGGCGGAGGCGGAGGAAGCTGAGGAAGAAGGCATGGTTCCGTTCCAGCAGCCTTTCCAGGTCCTCTCCCTTGGTGCCAGCGCCGGGCAGAGGGAGGCTGTGCCGGAGAGGGTGTGTGCAG GCCCCAGCTTTGGCCTTCACTCTGCACAGCTGGCGGCCTCCAGGCACAGATGCGGCATCTAGAGGGCCCTGGCAGCGCTCTCCTGGTGGTGCCAAGAAGCGTGAGCTGCGGGCTGCCCTCAGTCTGCAGTCCACCCCCTCAGCCCTGAGGGGCCCTGCTGCTTCCCACTGGAGCTCAGAGGCCAAGCAGCCCATGATGGGAGCCCCCAGTGAGAGGGGTAATGCCCCATCTGTGCCCAATGTCTCCCTGCTGCCTTGGGAGCTTGGGAGCAATGCCAGCTCCAGGATAGAGGCTCAGGTGCCCAAAGAGCAAAGCAGCCGAGGGGGCTGTGCCTGTCCAAGTCAGGCTTCCCCAGCCCCGCGGGCAGCGGCACCTCCGCGGGCAGCCCGGGGCCCCACCCCGCGCACGGAGGAGGCCGCCTGGGCGGCCATGGCCCTGACCTTCCTGTTGGTGCTGCTCACCCTGGCAACGCTCTGCACGCGACTGCACCGAAACTTCCGACGCGGGGAGAGCATCTACTGGGAACCCACCGCGGACGGCCAGGACACGGTGGCTG CTGTGCTGAAGCGGAGGCTGCTGATGCCCCCGCGCCGGGTCAAGCGCTCCCGCCGgagacccctcctcccacccacgCCCGACAGCGGCCCGGAGGTGGATAGCTCCGACTGA
- the TP53I13 gene encoding tumor protein p53-inducible protein 13 isoform X4 — translation MAPPTLSSRLLLLAALAGLLGPSEVSPRVTYTRMSPQQAEAISFLYHPCAHPWLKLQLALLAHVCMAKPSLAPDSSLTQDRPLVLAAWGVLLEMAWVEPAWAARWLKRRRRRKLRKKAWFRSSSLSRSSPLVPAPGRGRLCRRGCVQAPALAFTLHSWRPPGTDAASRGPWQRSPGGAKKRELRAALSLQSTPSALRGPAASHWSSEAKQPMMGAPSERGNAPSVPNVSLLPWELGSNASSRIEAQVPKEQSSRGGCACPSQASPAPRAAAPPRAARGPTPRTEEAAWAAMALTFLLVLLTLATLCTRLHRNFRRGESIYWEPTADGQDTVAAVLKRRLLMPPRRVKRSRRRPLLPPTPDSGPEVDSSD, via the exons ATGGCACCTCCTACGCTTTCTTCCCGGCTGCTTCTCCTGGCAGCTCTTGCGGGGCTCCTGGGTCCCAGTGAG GTGTCACCAAGAGTGACCTACACACGGATGAGCCCCCAGCAG GCTGAGGCTATCAGCTTCCTCTACCACCCCTGTGCTCACCCCTGGCTGAAGCTCCAGCTTGCCCTCCTGGCCCACGTTTGTATGGCCAAGCCCTCACTGGCCCCTGACTCCAGCCTTACTCAGGATCGA CCCCTGGTGTTGGCAGCATGGGGGGTGCTCCTGGAGATGGCATGGGTGGAGCCAGCCTGGGCTGCCCGCTGGCTGAAGAGGCGGAGGCGGAGGAAGCTGAGGAAGAAGGCATGGTTCCGTTCCAGCAGCCTTTCCAGGTCCTCTCCCTTGGTGCCAGCGCCGGGCAGAGGGAGGCTGTGCCGGAGAGGGTGTGTGCAG GCCCCAGCTTTGGCCTTCACTCTGCACAGCTGGCGGCCTCCAGGCACAGATGCGGCATCTAGAGGGCCCTGGCAGCGCTCTCCTGGTGGTGCCAAGAAGCGTGAGCTGCGGGCTGCCCTCAGTCTGCAGTCCACCCCCTCAGCCCTGAGGGGCCCTGCTGCTTCCCACTGGAGCTCAGAGGCCAAGCAGCCCATGATGGGAGCCCCCAGTGAGAGGGGTAATGCCCCATCTGTGCCCAATGTCTCCCTGCTGCCTTGGGAGCTTGGGAGCAATGCCAGCTCCAGGATAGAGGCTCAGGTGCCCAAAGAGCAAAGCAGCCGAGGGGGCTGTGCCTGTCCAAGTCAGGCTTCCCCAGCCCCGCGGGCAGCGGCACCTCCGCGGGCAGCCCGGGGCCCCACCCCGCGCACGGAGGAGGCCGCCTGGGCGGCCATGGCCCTGACCTTCCTGTTGGTGCTGCTCACCCTGGCAACGCTCTGCACGCGACTGCACCGAAACTTCCGACGCGGGGAGAGCATCTACTGGGAACCCACCGCGGACGGCCAGGACACGGTGGCTG CTGTGCTGAAGCGGAGGCTGCTGATGCCCCCGCGCCGGGTCAAGCGCTCCCGCCGgagacccctcctcccacccacgCCCGACAGCGGCCCGGAGGTGGATAGCTCCGACTGA
- the TP53I13 gene encoding tumor protein p53-inducible protein 13 isoform X3, translating to MAPPTLSSRLLLLAALAGLLGPSEVVAEPTEEAAARCPEGLWPLPPQVSPRVTYTRMSPQQAEAISFLYHPCAHPWLKLQLALLAHVCMAKPSLAPDSSLTQDRPLVLAAWGVLLEMAWVEPAWAARWLKRRRRRKLRKKAWFRSSSLSRSSPLVPAPGRGRLCRRGCVQAPALAFTLHSWRPPGTDAASRGPWQRSPGGAKKRELRAALSLQSTPSALRGPAASHWSSEAKQPMMGAPSERGNAPSVPNVSLLPWELGSNASSRIEAQVPKEQSSRGGCACPSQASPAPRAAAPPRAARGPTPRTEEAAWAAMALTFLLVLLTLATLCTRLHRNFRRGESIYWEPTADGQDTVAAVLKRRLLMPPRRVKRSRRRPLLPPTPDSGPEVDSSD from the exons ATGGCACCTCCTACGCTTTCTTCCCGGCTGCTTCTCCTGGCAGCTCTTGCGGGGCTCCTGGGTCCCAGTGAG GTGGTGGCTGAGCCGACGGAGGAGGCGGCAGCCCGTTGTCCCGAGGGCCTGTGGCCTCTGCCCCCACAG GTGTCACCAAGAGTGACCTACACACGGATGAGCCCCCAGCAG GCTGAGGCTATCAGCTTCCTCTACCACCCCTGTGCTCACCCCTGGCTGAAGCTCCAGCTTGCCCTCCTGGCCCACGTTTGTATGGCCAAGCCCTCACTGGCCCCTGACTCCAGCCTTACTCAGGATCGA CCCCTGGTGTTGGCAGCATGGGGGGTGCTCCTGGAGATGGCATGGGTGGAGCCAGCCTGGGCTGCCCGCTGGCTGAAGAGGCGGAGGCGGAGGAAGCTGAGGAAGAAGGCATGGTTCCGTTCCAGCAGCCTTTCCAGGTCCTCTCCCTTGGTGCCAGCGCCGGGCAGAGGGAGGCTGTGCCGGAGAGGGTGTGTGCAG GCCCCAGCTTTGGCCTTCACTCTGCACAGCTGGCGGCCTCCAGGCACAGATGCGGCATCTAGAGGGCCCTGGCAGCGCTCTCCTGGTGGTGCCAAGAAGCGTGAGCTGCGGGCTGCCCTCAGTCTGCAGTCCACCCCCTCAGCCCTGAGGGGCCCTGCTGCTTCCCACTGGAGCTCAGAGGCCAAGCAGCCCATGATGGGAGCCCCCAGTGAGAGGGGTAATGCCCCATCTGTGCCCAATGTCTCCCTGCTGCCTTGGGAGCTTGGGAGCAATGCCAGCTCCAGGATAGAGGCTCAGGTGCCCAAAGAGCAAAGCAGCCGAGGGGGCTGTGCCTGTCCAAGTCAGGCTTCCCCAGCCCCGCGGGCAGCGGCACCTCCGCGGGCAGCCCGGGGCCCCACCCCGCGCACGGAGGAGGCCGCCTGGGCGGCCATGGCCCTGACCTTCCTGTTGGTGCTGCTCACCCTGGCAACGCTCTGCACGCGACTGCACCGAAACTTCCGACGCGGGGAGAGCATCTACTGGGAACCCACCGCGGACGGCCAGGACACGGTGGCTG CTGTGCTGAAGCGGAGGCTGCTGATGCCCCCGCGCCGGGTCAAGCGCTCCCGCCGgagacccctcctcccacccacgCCCGACAGCGGCCCGGAGGTGGATAGCTCCGACTGA
- the TP53I13 gene encoding tumor protein p53-inducible protein 13 isoform X7, with protein MAKPSLAPDSSLTQDRPLVLAAWGVLLEMAWVEPAWAARWLKRRRRRKLRKKAWFRSSSLSRSSPLVPAPGRGRLCRRGCVQAPALAFTLHSWRPPGTDAASRGPWQRSPGGAKKRELRAALSLQSTPSALRGPAASHWSSEAKQPMMGAPSERGNAPSVPNVSLLPWELGSNASSRIEAQVPKEQSSRGGCACPSQASPAPRAAAPPRAARGPTPRTEEAAWAAMALTFLLVLLTLATLCTRLHRNFRRGESIYWEPTADGQDTVAAVLKRRLLMPPRRVKRSRRRPLLPPTPDSGPEVDSSD; from the exons ATGGCCAAGCCCTCACTGGCCCCTGACTCCAGCCTTACTCAGGATCGA CCCCTGGTGTTGGCAGCATGGGGGGTGCTCCTGGAGATGGCATGGGTGGAGCCAGCCTGGGCTGCCCGCTGGCTGAAGAGGCGGAGGCGGAGGAAGCTGAGGAAGAAGGCATGGTTCCGTTCCAGCAGCCTTTCCAGGTCCTCTCCCTTGGTGCCAGCGCCGGGCAGAGGGAGGCTGTGCCGGAGAGGGTGTGTGCAG GCCCCAGCTTTGGCCTTCACTCTGCACAGCTGGCGGCCTCCAGGCACAGATGCGGCATCTAGAGGGCCCTGGCAGCGCTCTCCTGGTGGTGCCAAGAAGCGTGAGCTGCGGGCTGCCCTCAGTCTGCAGTCCACCCCCTCAGCCCTGAGGGGCCCTGCTGCTTCCCACTGGAGCTCAGAGGCCAAGCAGCCCATGATGGGAGCCCCCAGTGAGAGGGGTAATGCCCCATCTGTGCCCAATGTCTCCCTGCTGCCTTGGGAGCTTGGGAGCAATGCCAGCTCCAGGATAGAGGCTCAGGTGCCCAAAGAGCAAAGCAGCCGAGGGGGCTGTGCCTGTCCAAGTCAGGCTTCCCCAGCCCCGCGGGCAGCGGCACCTCCGCGGGCAGCCCGGGGCCCCACCCCGCGCACGGAGGAGGCCGCCTGGGCGGCCATGGCCCTGACCTTCCTGTTGGTGCTGCTCACCCTGGCAACGCTCTGCACGCGACTGCACCGAAACTTCCGACGCGGGGAGAGCATCTACTGGGAACCCACCGCGGACGGCCAGGACACGGTGGCTG CTGTGCTGAAGCGGAGGCTGCTGATGCCCCCGCGCCGGGTCAAGCGCTCCCGCCGgagacccctcctcccacccacgCCCGACAGCGGCCCGGAGGTGGATAGCTCCGACTGA
- the TP53I13 gene encoding tumor protein p53-inducible protein 13 isoform X8, whose translation MAWVEPAWAARWLKRRRRRKLRKKAWFRSSSLSRSSPLVPAPGRGRLCRRGCVQAPALAFTLHSWRPPGTDAASRGPWQRSPGGAKKRELRAALSLQSTPSALRGPAASHWSSEAKQPMMGAPSERGNAPSVPNVSLLPWELGSNASSRIEAQVPKEQSSRGGCACPSQASPAPRAAAPPRAARGPTPRTEEAAWAAMALTFLLVLLTLATLCTRLHRNFRRGESIYWEPTADGQDTVAAVLKRRLLMPPRRVKRSRRRPLLPPTPDSGPEVDSSD comes from the exons ATGGCATGGGTGGAGCCAGCCTGGGCTGCCCGCTGGCTGAAGAGGCGGAGGCGGAGGAAGCTGAGGAAGAAGGCATGGTTCCGTTCCAGCAGCCTTTCCAGGTCCTCTCCCTTGGTGCCAGCGCCGGGCAGAGGGAGGCTGTGCCGGAGAGGGTGTGTGCAG GCCCCAGCTTTGGCCTTCACTCTGCACAGCTGGCGGCCTCCAGGCACAGATGCGGCATCTAGAGGGCCCTGGCAGCGCTCTCCTGGTGGTGCCAAGAAGCGTGAGCTGCGGGCTGCCCTCAGTCTGCAGTCCACCCCCTCAGCCCTGAGGGGCCCTGCTGCTTCCCACTGGAGCTCAGAGGCCAAGCAGCCCATGATGGGAGCCCCCAGTGAGAGGGGTAATGCCCCATCTGTGCCCAATGTCTCCCTGCTGCCTTGGGAGCTTGGGAGCAATGCCAGCTCCAGGATAGAGGCTCAGGTGCCCAAAGAGCAAAGCAGCCGAGGGGGCTGTGCCTGTCCAAGTCAGGCTTCCCCAGCCCCGCGGGCAGCGGCACCTCCGCGGGCAGCCCGGGGCCCCACCCCGCGCACGGAGGAGGCCGCCTGGGCGGCCATGGCCCTGACCTTCCTGTTGGTGCTGCTCACCCTGGCAACGCTCTGCACGCGACTGCACCGAAACTTCCGACGCGGGGAGAGCATCTACTGGGAACCCACCGCGGACGGCCAGGACACGGTGGCTG CTGTGCTGAAGCGGAGGCTGCTGATGCCCCCGCGCCGGGTCAAGCGCTCCCGCCGgagacccctcctcccacccacgCCCGACAGCGGCCCGGAGGTGGATAGCTCCGACTGA
- the ABHD15 gene encoding protein ABHD15: MPPWGAALALLLAALALLGLLAERLRSFGRRAVGARALPGTRGWDTEEEADGRGPADQFSDGCEPLPGGCRLLCKPSALAQCLLRALRRSAALEPGPRSWLSGPHLQTLCHFVLPVGPGPELAREYLQLADDGLVALDWVVGPCARGRRVANAGGFPAVLLVIPNAWGRLTRNVLGLCLLALERGYYPVIFHRRGHHGCPLVSPRLQPFGDPSDLKEAVTYIRFRHPAAPLFAVSEGSGSALLLSYLGECGSSSYVTGAACISPVLRCREWFEAGLPWPYEWGFLLHQKITLSRYTTALEDTVDTHKLFRSRSLQEFEEILFCHTKSFPISWDTYWDHNDPLRDVDEAAVPVLCICSADDPVCGPPDSFLPTELFHSNPYFFLLLSHHGGHCGFLRQEPLPAWSHEVILEYFRALTEFFRMEERMKALSRHRASFLGGRRRWGLLQKREASPSSNLEEIFSWKRSYTR; the protein is encoded by the exons ATGCCGCCGTGGGGCGCCGCCCTCGCCTTGCTCCTGGCCGCGCTCGCCCTGCTGGGCCTGCTCGCAGAGAGGCTGCGGAGCTTCGGGAGGCGCGCCGTCGGAGCTAGGGCCCTGCCGGGAACCCGGGGCTGGGACACTGAGGAAGAGGCGGACGGCAGAGGCCCCGCGGACCAGTTCAGTGACGGGTGTGAGCCGCTGCCCGGGGGGTGCAGGCTCCTCTGTAAGCCGTCGGCGCTTGCTCAGTGCCTGCTGCGCGCCTTGCGACGCTCGGCAGCGCTGGAGCCGGGCCCGCGCTCTTGGCTCTCCGGGCCCCACCTGCAGACCCTCTGTCACTTCGTGCTGCCGGTGGGACCGGGGCCTGAGCTGGCGCGGGAGTACCTGCAGTTGGCGGACGACGGGCTGGTGGCCCTGGACTGGGTTGTGGGACCTTGCGCCCGGGGCCGCCGGGTTGCCAACGCCGGGGGCTTTCCGGCGGTGCTGCTGGTGATCCCCAATGCGTGGGGGCGCCTCACCCGCAACGTGCTTGGCCTCTGCCTGCTCGCCCTGGAGCGCGGCTACTACCCGGTCATCTTCCACCGCCGCGGCCACCACGGCTGCCCGCTGGTCAGCCCCCGGCTGCAGCCTTTCGGGGACCCGTCCGACCTCAAGGAGGCGGTCACTTACATCCGCTTCCGACACCCGGCGGCCCCTCTGTTCGCGGTGAGCGAGGGCTCAGGCTCGGCGTTGCTGCTGTCCTACCTGGGCGAGTGCGGCTCCTCTAGCTACGTGACGGGCGCAGCCTGCATCTCGCCGGTACTGCGCTGCCGCGAGTGGTTTGAGGCAGGCCTGCCCTGGCCCTACGAGTGGGGCTTTCTACTCCACCAGAAGATAACCCTCAGCAG GTACACCACGGCCCTGGAGGACACAGTGGACACCCACAAGCTGTTCAGGAGCCGCTCCCTGCAAGAGTTTGAGGAGATCCTCTTCTGCCACACCAAGAGTTTCCCCATCAGCTGGGACACCTACTGGGACCACAATGACCCCCTCCGGGACGTGGACGAGGCAGCGGTGCCCGTGCTGTGTATCTGCAGTGCTGATGACCCAGTGTGCGGGCCCCCAGACAGCTTCCTGCCCACCGAACTCTTTCACAGCAACCCCTACTTCTTCCTCCTGCTCAGCCACCATGGAGGCCACTGTGGCTTCCTGCGCCAGGAGCCCTTGCCAGCTTGGAGCCACGAGGTCATCTTGGAGTACTTCCGGGCCTTGACTGAGTTCTTCCGAATGGAAGAGAGGATGAAAGCGCTGAGTAGGCACCGAGCCTCATTCCTAGGGGGGCGGCGGCGCTGGGGACTCCTCCAGAAGCGGGAGGCCTCTCCCTCTTCCAATTTGGAGGAGATCTTTAGTTGGAAGCGATCATATACAAGGTGA